TTCACCATAAACTGACCTTCGTGATCATTCCGGAGGCGGGTCGAAGCGTATACCGGATCCGGCTCTCCCGTGCGGCCGCTTATGCAGGACTGGCGGGCCTGGGGCTGATTTTGGCGATCGCAGGGTACGTTTACCTGATTCACACGGAAACCGTCGTAACGACACAAGCTTACAAATATGAGATGCACGGCAAAACCGTGCGGTTGGAACAAGATGTCGCAAGCAAAAATCAGACGATCGAGGAGCTGAAAAATGAAATTTTCCAGCTGTCTCAGCAAGCCGAGGAGATCAAAGCGAAGGTTGAGGAAATGAAAAAGCTGGAAAGCCATTTGAAAGGGGATTCTTCGCCGGAGGGAGCATCCAAAACTGTTTCGGAGGCGGTCCCCTCCCCTGCAGAGGCTGCGGGCGGCATAGGCGGACCGGCCGTTCCGGTCTCTCTCTCTCAGGTGAAAGGCATCGCGTCCGAAACCCGCAGCCTCTTTACAGCGCTGGGAGCGGAGATGAATACGCTGCAAGCCCGTCTGACGGAAGCGAAGCGGCTTGTGTTTGAAAAGCAGCTGAAGTGGAACGCGACTCCGACGTTATGGCCGACGGCTTCCCGGACGATCACGTCGCCTTTCGGCTACCGGAAGGATCCGTTTACCGCCAAGCTCAGCTTCCATCGGGGGATCGACATCGCCGGCAAAACAGGCGATCCGGTTTATGCAACAGCCGAAGGGATCGTGAGGACCGCAGGCTTCGATCGTTTTCACGGGAATAACATCGTCGTGGAACATGCCGGAGGGTTGATAACCTGGTACATGCATCTGAACAAAACGAACGTCAAAAACGGCGATAAAGTACATAAAGGCCAACTGATCGGGCTTATGGGTTCAACCGGCCGCAGTACCGGGCCGCATCTTCACTATGAAGTCCAGCTTCACGGCAAAAGCACCAATCCGCAAAACTATTTGCCTCCAGCGAAATGATAACTGTCAGTCGGAAAGGAAGGATTACTGATGTTCCATAAAAAGACGGCGGTACACCCCGGAACTACGGATACGCTGATCGGGGAAGGCACCGTATTCAATGGCAGCTTGTCCTCCAAGGCGGACATCCGCATTGAGGGGCAGGTGATCGGAGAAATTCATTCGGCCGGCGAGATCACCATCGGCGAGAAAGGCTATGTGCAGGCCGAAATCAAAACGAAAGACATCATCGTCGCCGGAAAGCTTCAAGGGAAAGTCGCCGCTTCCGGGCGGCTGACGATTACATCGACGGGTCAGCTGAAGGGGACCGTTCAGGCCAAGGCGTTGGTCATTGATCAAGGTGCGGTATTTCAGGGAACAAGCGATATGAAGGCGCCCGATTTTTCCCCTGCAGCCGAAGATTCTGCGGAAACGAAGAGAACGCAGGAAGGTGCGCAGCCGCTTCCTGCCACCGTCTAAAGGATGTCTTTTCCATCGCCGGGTGATATAATGGGTTTTAAGGCTTTCCTTAGGAAAGCTTAATGCCATACCTTATTCGGAAAGCCCAAGACATACCTTACGAAGCAGGCTTTCCTTCGGAAAGCCCTCAGGAGACCAAACGATGACCAAACAAACGATTCTTTTCGACCTGGACGATACGCTGATCTATACGAACAAATTTTTCGATCTGGTCGTGGACCAGTTCGCGGACCAGGCGGAAACCTGGTTCCACAGCTACCATATTTCGCCGGAAGAATTCAAAAAGAAACAAAACGAAATCGATCTGCAGCGGGTGTTGAAGCAAGGATTCGCCCCCGATCATTTTCCGCAATCGTTCGTCGACACGTACGATTACTTCAG
The window above is part of the Paenibacillus hamazuiensis genome. Proteins encoded here:
- a CDS encoding bactofilin family protein; this translates as MFHKKTAVHPGTTDTLIGEGTVFNGSLSSKADIRIEGQVIGEIHSAGEITIGEKGYVQAEIKTKDIIVAGKLQGKVAASGRLTITSTGQLKGTVQAKALVIDQGAVFQGTSDMKAPDFSPAAEDSAETKRTQEGAQPLPATV
- a CDS encoding peptidoglycan DD-metalloendopeptidase family protein translates to MKLNKLHHKLTFVIIPEAGRSVYRIRLSRAAAYAGLAGLGLILAIAGYVYLIHTETVVTTQAYKYEMHGKTVRLEQDVASKNQTIEELKNEIFQLSQQAEEIKAKVEEMKKLESHLKGDSSPEGASKTVSEAVPSPAEAAGGIGGPAVPVSLSQVKGIASETRSLFTALGAEMNTLQARLTEAKRLVFEKQLKWNATPTLWPTASRTITSPFGYRKDPFTAKLSFHRGIDIAGKTGDPVYATAEGIVRTAGFDRFHGNNIVVEHAGGLITWYMHLNKTNVKNGDKVHKGQLIGLMGSTGRSTGPHLHYEVQLHGKSTNPQNYLPPAK